From Luteococcus japonicus, one genomic window encodes:
- the ffh gene encoding signal recognition particle protein, protein MFDTLSDRLAATFKGLRGKGRLTDADIDATAREIRIALLEADVNLAVVKEFVANLKDRCRSEEVSGALNPTQQIIKIVNEELVNILGGEDRTIRYAKTPPTVIMLAGLQGAGKTTLAGKLAMWLKSEGHSPLLVAADLQRPNAVNQLQIVGQRAGAHVFAPEPGNGIGDPIAVARASILEAQRKLYDVVIVDTAGRLGIDETLMQQAADIKAAVTPDETLFVVDAMIGQDAVNTALAFEEGVGFDGVVLTKLDGDARGGAALSIARVIGKPIMFASNGEGLKDFDVFHPDRMASRILDMGDMLTLIEQAEKHFDQEQSRKAAEKLMSGKGNEFGLGDFLSQMQQLRKMGPMSKIFGMLPGMGQMKDQIANIDEKEIDRIEAIIYSMTPAERDDVAILNGSRRARIAKGAGVEVSDVNNLVNRFVEARKMMQSMAGMMGGKGGGMPGMPGMGGPRKQAKSQAKKGKKGQKVSGNPAKRAAQGKPTAGEIVDAGAAFGVGAGAQPSEADMAAAMENFQLPPEMQRMFNQKNQGPR, encoded by the coding sequence GTGTTCGACACACTCTCCGACCGGCTGGCAGCAACCTTCAAGGGTCTGCGTGGCAAGGGCCGGCTGACCGATGCCGACATCGACGCGACCGCGCGCGAGATCCGCATCGCCCTGCTCGAGGCCGACGTCAACCTGGCGGTGGTCAAGGAATTCGTCGCGAACCTCAAGGACCGCTGCCGCAGCGAAGAGGTCTCCGGGGCGCTGAACCCGACGCAGCAGATCATCAAGATCGTCAACGAGGAACTCGTCAACATCCTCGGTGGCGAGGATCGCACCATTCGTTATGCCAAGACCCCGCCCACCGTGATCATGCTGGCCGGCCTGCAGGGTGCCGGCAAGACCACCCTCGCGGGCAAGCTGGCCATGTGGCTGAAGTCCGAGGGTCACTCCCCGCTGCTGGTCGCCGCGGACCTGCAGCGCCCCAATGCCGTCAACCAGCTGCAGATCGTCGGTCAACGCGCTGGTGCTCACGTCTTCGCCCCGGAGCCGGGCAATGGCATCGGTGACCCGATCGCGGTGGCCCGTGCCTCCATCCTCGAGGCCCAGCGCAAGCTCTATGACGTCGTGATCGTCGACACCGCCGGCCGTCTGGGCATCGACGAGACCCTGATGCAGCAGGCCGCCGACATCAAGGCCGCCGTCACTCCGGACGAGACCCTCTTCGTCGTCGACGCGATGATCGGCCAGGACGCGGTCAACACGGCACTGGCCTTCGAGGAAGGGGTCGGCTTCGATGGCGTCGTGCTCACCAAGCTCGACGGTGACGCGCGCGGTGGTGCGGCTCTGTCCATCGCCCGCGTGATCGGCAAGCCGATCATGTTCGCCTCCAATGGCGAGGGCCTGAAGGACTTCGACGTCTTCCACCCGGACCGGATGGCCAGCCGCATCCTCGACATGGGTGACATGCTCACCCTGATCGAGCAGGCCGAGAAGCACTTCGACCAGGAGCAGAGCCGCAAGGCCGCCGAGAAGCTCATGTCCGGCAAGGGCAATGAGTTCGGTCTGGGTGACTTCCTGTCCCAGATGCAGCAGCTGCGCAAGATGGGCCCGATGAGCAAGATCTTCGGGATGCTGCCGGGCATGGGCCAGATGAAGGACCAGATCGCGAACATCGACGAGAAGGAGATCGACCGGATCGAGGCGATCATCTACTCGATGACCCCCGCGGAACGCGACGACGTCGCCATCCTCAATGGTTCTCGCCGTGCCCGCATCGCCAAGGGTGCCGGGGTCGAGGTCAGCGATGTCAACAACCTGGTCAACCGCTTCGTCGAGGCCCGCAAGATGATGCAGTCCATGGCCGGGATGATGGGCGGCAAGGGTGGCGGCATGCCGGGCATGCCGGGCATGGGCGGGCCCCGCAAGCAGGCGAAGTCCCAGGCCAAGAAGGGCAAGAAGGGTCAGAAGGTCTCCGGGAATCCCGCCAAGCGGGCGGCCCAGGGCAAGCCGACCGCCGGTGAGATCGTCGATGCGGGTGCCGCCTTCGGCGTCGGAGCCGGCGCCCAGCCCTCCGAGGCGGACATGGCGGCCGCGATGGAGAACTTCCAGTTGCCGCCGGAGATGCAGCGCATGTTCAACCAGAAGAACCAGGGACCCCGCTAG
- a CDS encoding amidohydrolase family protein, whose translation MSAHHEHDAMPSPVHTHTHDGHTHTHIGEHVVPDGPEARLHLRGTLLPAGERVDLWVHDGVVTFERIDDAVTVATDCWIMPGLVDAHCHIGLDTSGAVGPAEAEQQAIADRDAGTLLVRDAGSPSDTRWIDERDDLPDVIRAGRHIARPKRYLRNYADEVEPEDLVTTVEKQAAAGDGWVKLVGDWIDRDKGDLAPLWPVEVAREAIERAHQMGARVTAHCFGEDSVAELVEAGIDGIEHGTGISDDVIDRMAERQVALVPTLVNLENFYDIAASGEQKFPTYAAHMRRLYDTCLERFRTAHEAGVPIFAGTDAGGVMPHGILGEEIELLGQVGGPDFALGAGSWRARDWLGRPCLEEGAPADLVVFDEDPRVNLGIARHPRLVVLKGRIVRSVQG comes from the coding sequence ATGAGCGCACACCACGAGCACGACGCGATGCCGAGCCCGGTGCACACGCACACGCACGACGGGCACACCCACACCCACATCGGTGAGCATGTGGTTCCCGACGGACCGGAGGCACGCCTGCACCTGCGTGGCACCCTGCTGCCCGCTGGGGAACGGGTGGACCTGTGGGTCCACGACGGGGTGGTCACCTTCGAGCGGATCGATGATGCCGTGACGGTGGCCACCGACTGCTGGATCATGCCGGGGCTGGTGGACGCACATTGCCACATCGGCCTGGACACCAGCGGGGCCGTGGGCCCGGCGGAGGCCGAGCAGCAGGCCATCGCGGACCGGGATGCCGGCACGCTGCTGGTGCGCGATGCGGGCAGCCCCTCGGACACCCGCTGGATCGACGAGCGCGACGACCTCCCCGACGTGATCCGCGCCGGCCGCCACATCGCCCGGCCCAAGCGCTACCTGCGCAACTATGCCGACGAGGTGGAGCCCGAGGACCTGGTCACCACCGTCGAGAAGCAGGCGGCAGCGGGTGACGGTTGGGTGAAGCTGGTGGGGGACTGGATCGACCGGGACAAGGGGGACCTTGCTCCGCTGTGGCCGGTCGAGGTGGCTCGCGAGGCGATCGAGCGGGCACATCAGATGGGGGCCCGGGTGACGGCCCACTGCTTCGGTGAGGATTCGGTGGCCGAGCTCGTCGAGGCTGGCATCGACGGCATCGAGCACGGCACCGGGATCAGCGACGACGTGATCGACCGGATGGCCGAACGGCAGGTGGCCCTGGTCCCCACCCTCGTGAACCTGGAGAACTTCTACGACATCGCGGCCAGCGGTGAGCAGAAGTTCCCCACCTACGCGGCGCACATGCGTCGGCTCTACGACACCTGCCTGGAGCGCTTCCGCACGGCGCATGAGGCCGGCGTGCCGATCTTCGCCGGGACCGATGCCGGCGGTGTCATGCCGCACGGCATCCTGGGCGAGGAGATCGAGCTGTTGGGGCAGGTCGGTGGGCCGGACTTTGCGCTGGGCGCAGGCTCCTGGCGGGCCCGCGACTGGTTGGGCCGTCCCTGCCTCGAGGAGGGGGCCCCGGCTGACCTGGTGGTCTTCGACGAGGATCCCCGCGTGAACCTCGGCATCGCCCGGCACCCGCGTCTGGTGGTGCTCAAGGGACGGATTGTGCGATCAGTGCAAGGTTGA
- a CDS encoding Nramp family divalent metal transporter yields the protein MLRRLLSSLAFLGPAFVASVAYVDPGNVAANLTAGAEYQYRLLWVLALSSLIAVVVQYQSAKLGVVTGESLSALVSRHLVGRRAGRLWRGLYALQAMAMAIATDIAEVIGGALALNLLFGVPLWIGGILVGVVTLLLLEALRRRGEHAFEVVVTGVLGLVAVGFMAGLLWAPPSASMAVRGLVPDFPDGRSVSLSAAMLGATVMPHAIYLHSTLAADRHRPGGRLETPIPQLLHSQRLDVVLALAVAGSVNIAMLLFAASALAGHPATDSIETAHDAIRRAVGAASATVFALGLLVSGLGSALVGTHAGARIMRDLVPWQVHPKVRRAVTIVPAVLLLTLGLHPTTMLVTSQLVLSFGIAFALLPLILLTGSRRVMGEFRDSPAMRVLCAVLVALVVGLNLALIAQSVP from the coding sequence ATGCTACGCCGCCTCCTGTCCTCGCTCGCCTTCCTCGGGCCTGCCTTCGTGGCGTCAGTCGCCTATGTCGATCCCGGCAATGTGGCCGCCAATCTCACCGCCGGCGCCGAGTACCAGTACCGCCTGCTGTGGGTGCTTGCGCTGTCCAGCCTGATCGCCGTCGTCGTGCAGTACCAGTCGGCCAAGCTGGGCGTGGTCACGGGCGAGTCGCTGTCCGCCTTGGTCTCCCGGCACCTGGTGGGGCGTCGCGCCGGACGACTGTGGCGTGGCCTCTATGCCCTGCAGGCGATGGCGATGGCCATCGCCACGGACATCGCCGAGGTGATCGGCGGGGCCTTGGCGCTGAACTTGCTCTTCGGGGTACCGCTGTGGATCGGCGGGATCCTGGTGGGCGTGGTCACCCTGCTACTGCTCGAGGCGCTGCGTCGCCGGGGTGAGCATGCCTTCGAAGTGGTGGTGACCGGGGTGCTGGGCCTGGTGGCCGTCGGATTCATGGCCGGGCTCCTGTGGGCTCCCCCGTCCGCGTCGATGGCTGTGCGTGGCCTGGTCCCGGACTTCCCCGACGGGCGGTCGGTCTCCCTCTCCGCAGCCATGCTGGGCGCCACGGTCATGCCCCATGCCATCTACCTGCACTCGACGCTCGCTGCCGACCGGCACCGTCCCGGCGGACGCCTCGAGACGCCGATCCCACAGCTGCTGCACTCGCAGCGGCTCGACGTCGTGCTGGCCCTGGCGGTCGCCGGGAGCGTGAACATCGCGATGCTGCTGTTCGCCGCGTCCGCCCTGGCCGGACACCCCGCCACCGATTCCATCGAGACGGCCCACGACGCCATCCGCCGTGCCGTCGGAGCTGCCAGTGCCACCGTCTTCGCCCTCGGCCTGCTCGTCTCCGGGCTCGGCTCCGCCTTGGTCGGAACCCATGCGGGAGCACGCATCATGCGCGATCTGGTGCCGTGGCAGGTCCATCCCAAGGTGCGGCGGGCCGTGACCATCGTCCCCGCGGTCCTGCTGCTCACCCTCGGCCTGCACCCGACGACGATGTTGGTCACCAGTCAGCTCGTGCTCAGCTTCGGCATCGCCTTCGCCCTGCTTCCCCTGATCCTGCTCACGGGATCCCGCCGGGTGATGGGCGAGTTCCGGGACAGCCCCGCGATGCGGGTGCTGTGCGCGGTCCTGGTGGCGCTGGTCGTCGGGCTCAACCTTGCACTGATCGCACAATCCGTCCCTTGA
- the rpsP gene encoding 30S ribosomal protein S16, whose translation MATKIRLKRLGKIRSPHYRIVVMDSRTKRDGRAIEEIGQYHPKNDPSVIKVNSERVQYWLGVGAQPTEAVVAILKRTGDWQQFSGDTSPSGVDPQPEKADKLARFNAALAEADDAPKSEAISKKKAKDEAEAPAEETEAPAQEAKADEAKADEAPAEEA comes from the coding sequence GTGGCAACCAAGATTCGTCTGAAGCGTCTGGGCAAGATTCGCTCGCCTCACTACCGCATCGTCGTCATGGACTCGCGCACCAAGCGTGACGGCCGTGCGATCGAGGAGATCGGTCAGTACCACCCGAAGAATGATCCGTCGGTCATCAAGGTCAACTCCGAGCGCGTGCAGTACTGGCTCGGCGTCGGCGCCCAGCCGACCGAGGCCGTCGTCGCCATCCTGAAGCGCACCGGTGACTGGCAGCAGTTCTCGGGCGACACCAGCCCGTCCGGTGTCGATCCGCAGCCGGAGAAGGCCGACAAGCTGGCCCGCTTCAATGCCGCACTGGCGGAGGCCGACGACGCCCCCAAGAGCGAGGCCATCAGCAAGAAGAAGGCCAAGGATGAGGCCGAGGCTCCCGCAGAGGAGACCGAGGCCCCCGCCCAGGAGGCCAAGGCTGACGAGGCCAAGGCCGACGAGGCTCCCGCCGAAGAGGCCTGA
- a CDS encoding RNA-binding protein, whose amino-acid sequence MLADALEHLVRGIVTNPDDVVVKDKDLRRGRMLEVRVNPTDIGKVIGRQGRTASALRTVVAALSGQEQVRVDFVDVDRRSSGSRGFRR is encoded by the coding sequence GTGCTCGCGGACGCGCTGGAGCACCTGGTGCGCGGCATCGTCACCAATCCTGACGACGTGGTCGTCAAGGACAAGGACCTGCGCCGCGGCAGGATGCTCGAGGTCAGGGTCAACCCCACCGACATCGGCAAGGTGATCGGCCGCCAGGGGCGTACTGCCTCGGCGCTGCGTACCGTGGTCGCAGCCCTGTCCGGGCAAGAGCAGGTGCGCGTCGACTTCGTCGACGTGGATCGTCGCTCCTCGGGCTCGCGCGGTTTTCGCCGCTGA
- the rimM gene encoding ribosome maturation factor RimM (Essential for efficient processing of 16S rRNA), protein MAASVEVVVGSIGRAHGIRGDVAIDVRTDEPERRFAPGAVLRIEGTQRCLTVEAPRWHSGRFLVHFAELSDRTAVEQARGQVLVVDVDPDELPEEEDEYYDRQLVGLMALRADGSEAGPVVEVVHLPAQDMLCIRTEAGERLVPFVSELVPRVDLAAGTVSLADLPGLLDDDEAEVAE, encoded by the coding sequence ATGGCAGCATCGGTTGAGGTGGTGGTCGGCAGCATCGGACGCGCTCACGGCATTCGAGGTGACGTGGCGATCGACGTGCGAACCGACGAGCCGGAGCGTCGTTTCGCGCCCGGGGCGGTGCTGCGCATCGAGGGGACCCAACGGTGTCTCACGGTCGAGGCGCCCCGCTGGCACTCGGGCCGCTTCCTGGTGCACTTCGCCGAGCTGTCGGACCGCACCGCCGTCGAACAGGCGCGTGGCCAGGTATTGGTCGTCGACGTCGATCCCGACGAGCTGCCCGAGGAGGAGGACGAGTACTACGACCGCCAGTTGGTGGGTCTGATGGCGCTGAGGGCCGACGGCAGCGAGGCGGGCCCCGTGGTCGAGGTCGTCCACCTGCCTGCCCAGGACATGCTGTGCATCAGGACGGAGGCGGGAGAGCGTCTGGTGCCTTTCGTCAGTGAGTTGGTTCCCCGGGTGGACCTCGCTGCCGGCACCGTGTCACTCGCGGACCTTCCCGGCCTGCTCGACGACGACGAGGCAGAGGTGGCCGAGTGA